A window of Mucilaginibacter sp. PAMC 26640 contains these coding sequences:
- a CDS encoding ACP synthase, with protein MIAGIGIDIVEVERLAEKINKGDSFRDLVFSVNEITYCEAKTNKFEHYAARFAAKEAFFKAIGTGWLKGTSFNQVEVVNDEYGKPSIELLDETSVTIGAMQFSNILVSLTHIKSAASAVVIIEK; from the coding sequence ATGATAGCCGGTATAGGTATTGATATTGTTGAAGTGGAGCGCCTGGCTGAAAAGATAAACAAGGGCGACAGTTTCCGCGATCTGGTATTTTCCGTCAATGAAATTACTTACTGCGAAGCCAAGACAAATAAGTTTGAGCATTATGCGGCCCGCTTTGCCGCCAAAGAGGCATTTTTTAAGGCTATCGGCACTGGCTGGCTCAAAGGCACATCCTTTAACCAGGTAGAGGTAGTAAACGATGAGTATGGTAAGCCGTCGATTGAGCTGTTGGATGAAACTAGTGTTACCATCGGCGCCATGCAGTTCAGCAATATTCTTGTTTCGCTAACGCACATTAAAAGTGCGGCATCGGCTGTGGTGATTATAGAAAAATAG
- a CDS encoding beta-ketoacyl-ACP reductase gives MKCALVTGGSRGIGRAICYKMASLGYYVIINYKANQTEADHTLTQIKENGGTGELLRFDVGDKAEIASVLGDWLVHHTEKHIEILVNNAGIKDDGLMMWMTDEQWDGVLKTSLDGFFYVTRLVLNGMLQQKYGRIVNVVSLSGIKGLAGQVNYSAAKAGVIGGTKALAQEVGRKGITVNAVAPGFIKTDMTEGLNEKELSSIIPVKRFGTPEEVAHAVAFLASAEAGYITGQVLSINGGLYS, from the coding sequence ATGAAATGCGCATTAGTAACCGGTGGATCAAGAGGAATTGGAAGAGCTATTTGCTACAAAATGGCCAGCTTGGGCTACTATGTGATTATTAACTATAAAGCCAACCAAACCGAAGCTGATCACACCCTTACCCAGATCAAAGAAAACGGAGGCACTGGAGAGTTGCTTCGTTTTGATGTTGGAGACAAAGCGGAAATTGCAAGTGTATTAGGCGATTGGCTAGTACACCATACCGAAAAACATATAGAGATATTGGTAAATAACGCAGGTATTAAAGATGATGGCCTGATGATGTGGATGACCGACGAACAATGGGATGGCGTATTAAAAACCAGTTTAGATGGCTTCTTTTACGTTACCCGGTTGGTATTGAACGGCATGCTCCAACAAAAATATGGCAGGATAGTAAATGTGGTATCGCTATCTGGCATTAAAGGCCTTGCGGGCCAGGTAAATTACTCTGCAGCAAAAGCGGGTGTAATTGGCGGCACCAAAGCGCTGGCCCAGGAAGTTGGCCGTAAAGGAATAACCGTAAATGCAGTTGCGCCGGGTTTTATAAAAACCGACATGACTGAGGGCCTCAATGAAAAAGAATTGTCATCCATCATCCCGGTAAAGCGATTTGGCACCCCGGAAGAGGTGGCCCACGCTGTAGCGTTTTTAGCATCAGCAGAGGCTGGCTATATTACCGGGCAGGTACTCTCCATCAATGGAGGCCTTTATTCTTAG
- a CDS encoding 3-hydroxyacyl-ACP dehydratase, with the protein MELSLADTLSLIPQRPPFVMIDKLVSCDTTKYKTTFLVTADNLLVDNGNLSEAGLTENIAQTAAAGAGYLAKQISEPILNGYIGSIKNLEVFGLPKVGDVVETEVNVENQIFDVTIISGTVKCAEVMLARCEMKIFISN; encoded by the coding sequence ATGGAACTCTCATTAGCAGATACATTATCCCTTATTCCTCAGCGGCCGCCATTCGTAATGATCGATAAGCTGGTAAGCTGTGACACAACGAAGTATAAGACCACCTTCCTTGTAACAGCGGACAATTTATTAGTTGACAACGGCAACCTGAGCGAAGCCGGGCTAACCGAAAATATAGCACAAACGGCTGCGGCCGGCGCAGGATATCTCGCAAAGCAAATCAGCGAACCCATTTTAAACGGCTACATAGGCAGTATTAAAAACCTGGAAGTGTTTGGATTACCTAAAGTGGGCGATGTTGTAGAAACCGAAGTTAATGTAGAAAATCAAATATTTGACGTGACGATCATATCCGGAACTGTGAAGTGTGCAGAGGTGATGCTCGCCCGTTGCGAGATGAAAATATTCATTAGCAACTAA
- a CDS encoding alpha-L-fucosidase — translation MKRRSALKGLSAAAVALLVNKFAKAADFENQERIASGIFKPSWESLKQYQVPDWFRDAKFGMWAHWGPQCQPEHGDWYARGMYQEGTDAYNFHLKKYGHPSKFGFKDVINEWKAENWNPEELVGLYKNAGAQYFFALANHHDNLDLYNSKYQPKWNSTRVGPKKDLIGGWARAAKNHGLRFGVSVHASHAWRWYESAQLADKTGPMAGIPYDGKLTKADGKGKWWDGLDPQDLYAQGHPLSENSANPNAIHKQWGWENGAVTPTKAYCDQFLNRTIELINKYEPDLIYFDDTALPLWPISDAGLQIAAHMYNSNMKRHNGKLEAVLNGKILDAEQQKCMVWDIERGQSNKIEPFVWQTDTCIGEWHYDRRVYDRKGYKSAKTIIHTLADVVSKNGNLLLNVPVRGDGTIDEQEKEVVAGITKWMQANQESIFATRPWKVFGEGPAMENAAPLSAQGFNEGKGKAFTSQDIRFTTKGDILYAIALGTPPDGKIRIKSLSADNPLYQKAISRVELAGTGQPLNMTRTTEGLLVTLPANMEEQVAYALKVIPG, via the coding sequence ATGAAAAGAAGAAGTGCTCTTAAAGGCCTATCTGCCGCAGCAGTAGCTTTATTAGTTAACAAATTTGCCAAAGCAGCCGATTTTGAAAACCAGGAGCGTATTGCATCCGGTATTTTTAAACCCTCCTGGGAATCACTTAAACAATATCAGGTACCTGATTGGTTCAGGGATGCCAAGTTTGGGATGTGGGCACATTGGGGGCCGCAATGCCAGCCCGAACATGGCGACTGGTATGCACGCGGCATGTATCAGGAAGGAACCGATGCCTATAACTTTCATCTGAAAAAATACGGTCATCCCTCAAAATTTGGGTTTAAGGATGTAATAAACGAATGGAAAGCGGAGAACTGGAATCCCGAAGAACTGGTTGGTTTGTATAAAAATGCAGGTGCACAGTATTTTTTCGCGCTTGCTAATCATCATGACAATCTTGATCTTTATAATAGCAAATATCAGCCAAAATGGAACAGTACCCGGGTTGGCCCTAAAAAAGATCTGATAGGCGGATGGGCTAGGGCTGCAAAAAACCACGGTTTGCGTTTTGGAGTAAGCGTACATGCATCGCATGCATGGCGTTGGTATGAGTCTGCACAGTTAGCAGATAAAACCGGCCCAATGGCAGGCATCCCCTATGATGGGAAATTAACTAAAGCCGATGGCAAAGGTAAATGGTGGGACGGCCTTGATCCTCAAGATCTTTACGCACAAGGTCATCCGCTGAGCGAGAATAGTGCCAACCCCAATGCCATACACAAACAATGGGGATGGGAAAATGGGGCTGTTACACCAACGAAGGCATATTGCGATCAGTTTTTGAACCGAACCATCGAATTGATTAATAAATACGAACCCGATCTGATCTATTTTGACGATACCGCCCTACCCCTTTGGCCCATCAGCGATGCAGGTTTGCAAATTGCCGCCCACATGTATAACAGCAATATGAAAAGGCACAACGGCAAACTGGAAGCCGTACTGAACGGAAAGATATTGGATGCCGAACAGCAAAAATGTATGGTTTGGGATATTGAGCGTGGGCAAAGCAATAAAATTGAGCCTTTTGTATGGCAAACTGATACCTGTATTGGAGAATGGCATTATGACAGGCGGGTATATGACCGCAAGGGATATAAAAGTGCAAAAACGATTATTCATACCCTGGCAGACGTAGTGAGTAAAAATGGCAACCTTTTGCTTAATGTCCCGGTACGCGGCGATGGCACTATTGACGAGCAAGAGAAAGAAGTAGTAGCCGGGATAACCAAATGGATGCAGGCTAACCAGGAAAGCATTTTTGCTACCCGACCATGGAAGGTATTTGGCGAGGGGCCGGCAATGGAAAATGCCGCACCGCTAAGCGCCCAGGGCTTTAATGAAGGCAAGGGCAAGGCATTTACCTCACAGGATATTCGCTTTACTACAAAAGGCGATATTTTATACGCTATAGCTTTGGGCACCCCTCCCGATGGAAAGATTAGGATCAAAAGTTTGTCTGCCGATAATCCGCTATATCAGAAAGCTATTTCCCGGGTTGAACTGGCAGGCACAGGACAGCCCCTTAATATGACCAGGACCACAGAGGGCTTGCTTGTTACGCTGCCCGCCAATATGGAAGAGCAAGTAGCCTATGCATTGAAAGTAATACCGGGATAA
- a CDS encoding DNA-binding response regulator, with product MILIAIVDDHALFRSGLASLLSKFEELEIVFEAENGQEMQQMLKKHSIPDVILMDINMPVMDGYQTTEWLKKSYPGIFVLALSMYDDDSAVIKMIRYGACGYVLKQSKPRELLEAIKIVHQKGVFINELVSGKLIRSVSTDNSTPHFSVREIEFLKLSCSEFTYKEIAEQMCVSPRTVDNYRESLFQKLNLKSRTGLVLYAIQQQFFKINSI from the coding sequence ATGATTTTAATTGCAATTGTGGACGACCACGCACTCTTCAGAAGCGGATTAGCCAGCTTGCTAAGCAAGTTTGAGGAATTAGAAATTGTGTTTGAAGCCGAAAACGGGCAGGAAATGCAGCAAATGCTAAAAAAGCATTCCATACCCGATGTTATACTGATGGATATTAACATGCCCGTAATGGATGGTTATCAAACAACAGAGTGGCTTAAGAAAAGTTATCCGGGAATTTTTGTATTGGCCCTCAGTATGTATGATGACGACAGCGCCGTTATTAAAATGATTAGGTATGGTGCCTGTGGGTATGTGCTAAAACAAAGCAAACCCAGAGAATTACTGGAAGCGATAAAAATTGTGCACCAGAAAGGAGTGTTCATCAATGAGCTGGTATCCGGCAAACTCATCCGTTCGGTATCAACAGATAACAGCACTCCGCATTTCTCTGTCAGGGAAATAGAGTTTCTAAAACTGAGCTGCTCCGAGTTCACCTACAAAGAAATTGCAGAACAAATGTGTGTCAGTCCGCGCACGGTGGATAACTACCGTGAATCATTATTTCAAAAACTCAATTTGAAATCCAGAACGGGCCTTGTATTGTACGCCATTCAGCAACAATTCTTTAAAATAAATTCAATATAA